TTGATCTCGTGTACCCGTTGAAGGTAAGCTTGGATGGTCCGTGCACTGTGTtcccgaacaacaacaacaggtgGGCTAATGTTTCATTATTCGTTGAACAAAATAGGGCCAGGTGGGACGTAACATTTCTGCCATTACCGTGCTTGACCAGTACATCAACGGAAATGGTGGCTACGCTAGCTTGTATGCTGGCGGTATCGGGTACAACTATACGACGATTCATCTGAAATCGCAACGTGGCCATGGGTACAACTTTATCGTCGAAATTTACGGCCGATAGAGAATGGCTGTTGTGCAGTTTGGCGTCTCGTTGAGATGCAGCGGCGCAACATAATGATCAAATGTTATCAGTTTTCGGGTGATATTCGAACGATAGAGCCACACCGTTTACTGGTTGTGTACGAGTACGAAAAGCTAATGGGGAACCTGATGTACCATCATAACAACAACCGTGCGGATGAATGGCGCTTCGAATTCTAATGATGTTGTCAACAGCACTTCAATGTAAAATCGAGACTTGTAGGTCGCAAATGTGAAAGGCGTTATTATGTAGCAGTAAGCTAGTTGCAAATGTAGCCAAATTTCCTTTCTGCTAATTTATTCATTGTtgctttgtaaataaatgattgAAATGCAAGCAAAACCCTAAATGATGTTCgtcttttgttatttttttgtttttgtaattttactaATTGCTTGTCGTGAATTACTATGACTTTGCTACTAAGTGTATCCATCATCTACTAGGGTCTTAGGCGatttttgtaaagaaaaatacttCGAAGTATTTTGTCAAGCCAAAAGATTGTCCCACTCGTTCGTCGTCTACCAACGTTTGAAGAAATCATTTAAGTTTGCTAAAGATTGCTAATTACTAAAGCGTGTCTCACACTGGCTGGATTTTCGCAGGTAAATTGGGCGTGCAACGTGGCGCTGCTTGTTCCACGAGAGTTCCGGAACGTGACGAATCTTTTCTCAATAGCGTACCCAAAGTGATTTGAAATCCTTACCCCGTGGACACAGTTTAATCGAACGAATTGACGTTAGTAAGGAGAATTCACTAAGAAAACTTAAGGCGCAAAATGTTGACATGACTGTTGACTTTGTGTAACAACTAAGTTCTTGTACAAAATGTTCTAACGCTTTGGTCCCAAGGTATCCCAATTGTCCAAGGTACAGATTGATGCAATCACTAGACAGACCATCGCTACggtgaaacaaaacatgacGCTGGGCATGGCTTTTGGAACATCTCGTGACACCTACATAAAAAATCCTATTGTACTACAAGTTTCTTTGGCCAATTAGGACTTTTCGATGGTAAGGTGTCTGGGCAGTCAACATCCTTTTGGATGACGAACACTCTTCGGTTACAAGATCTCTTTGCAGATGAACCTTAGCCGAGTAGATCTTTTCAATTACGATTCAGGATACCCTTGATAGATCGATGAACTTATGCTATTACCGAGTATTTACCAATACTTTAGAATCCTTGGCCCTTGGCCCCGTCGAGGTTTCTAAGCCCGATGACAAAAACCTCTGCAATTAAAGCCGGTTTGATGGACGAGTTCCTGTACACAAAAAGATGTTGTGTAAAATAAGCGATCGAAAATATTGTATCCGGGTTTTCCTCAAAAGTTCTTGACAGTTTCGGCCATAGCTCAATCAAATCGaataaacgataaaattaaatttgtatcTTATAGCCCACACTTTATACGAAAGACAAGAAATAATTTGAACGATCGCTAAGACATTTCTCTATGGGAAGCTACCTTAAAAGAAACTAGAAAAAATCGCTACAGTATTCGGTAAACCGGTTCATGTTGTGTAACCTTCATTACAAGCTAAACCTTTTAGAGCTAAAACTGTTGTTGCCTTTGCTTTTCTATGAATCTACAAAAACCGGGAGCTTTTACGGTCTACCAGTTATTGCTTCCTTGTCTTGATTTATCCGTAGTTCAGGATAGTTTGTCTAACGAACGTTTATATTTCAACGGCTTATATTACAAGGTATCCTagcaatttttgaaactttcctatgtttttttgttaaatgaaGTTGATTTATTTCTTACATTATTTTCAGCATGGtttaaattggaaaacaatgtattgtattgttttttacCGAAACCAAATATCTCTCCTCATTCCCTTTCCATCACTTCAAATCCAATTCCCTTCGTAAGGCTTCGGAAGACATTtccaatttattattattatttcatatGCTTcagtttcgcaaaaaaaaaaaaattgcaaaagatattaaaaccaaaaccatcTTTCCATTAGCCCGTTTCCAGGAATTTGTTATTGCTCTAACGGGTATAAACAACGGCTGCGGCATGTGTGTTaccatcatattaactttcttCTCCTTGTTGCGTCTTATCTCATTCCAGCGTGCAGGACACATTCTTCACGAAAGTACACAGCGGCACAAGAATGCGTAGCTACACGTGGGCAATGGCACTGATCGCGTACATGACGCTGTCCCTCTGCCTGTCAGTCAGTTGGTCACTCCCGGCCAGTGGCTCGACCGGTGGTAACAGCAACGGTGGCAACGATCTCGACATTGACGACCTAAGCCGGGATCGTATGGCGGGCCAGGGTGAGATCTCATCGTCCCAGTTCCAGCACATGCTTGCCGTCCGATCGCCAAAGTACAGCTTTGGTCTCGGCAAACGGCGCTACATCATCGAGGACGTACCAGGCGCAAAACGGTTACCGCATTACAACTTTGGTCTTGGCAAGCGTGGGAGGTAAGGATGTAGGTAGGCCAGTTGGACTAACCGAAGATCctaacgagttttttttttttacattttccccGATTCCTGCAGTCCTTTGAGTGGTAACGATTACGAGTACGATGGACTGATGGGTAATCAGCTCGGATGGAACGATAACGACTATACCAATCTGATCACGAAGGATGGTCAGTTCGACTACGAAGCGGACAAGGATAAAGATGCTGCGAAACGTGCCACGTCCGGCAATGGTGCAGGTGGTAAGTGGTGAAACGATtcacatcccccccccccccccccccccttcgaAAAACAGCCGAAAGACACTAAATCAACTATTCTTTTACTAGCCGCATACCGCTATCACTTCGGTCTGGGCAAGAGACGCACGTACGACTTTGGGCTCGGCAAACGTTACTTCGACGCGGAAGAGTTCAACAAGCGGCTTCCGAACCGGTACAACTTTGGCCTCGGCAAGCGCTAATTCAGCGAGCAGCAACCTTCGAGACGATGCCGGGTTCCGGTTGCCGTTCCGTTGCGCGTGGCCAGTGCATCACaaagacattaaaaaaaaaaaaacaaaaccaacgtgtgtgtgcgagtgtgtgatTGGAAATGAATGCCCCCCCTTCAACCTCACGCCTCCCATTTGCTCCAGCACCCAGGGGTGTACCAGCCAGGCATGATCAGGCCACGTTCTCCTGCTTTGGAAGACGTGCGGCACTTTCTGTGGACTGTGACGCAGCGCGCAGTGTAAATTATATATAAACTAGCACATACTCACAATCTCAACACAGTTATTGTGAATCCACCCAATTCccagccaagaaaaaaaagccaaacaaaacaaaacacaaaaaaactaaaactaaaacacacgGACGGTGGTTGGCCCAGCCACAAACCGACCAAACACTGTGTGCAATGTAATGTGGCGCCAAACTTATCGAGATAAATGTAGAACGTAGCATGATCGGCAGCACCATGAGCTGATCATGTATAATAATGTGTAACTAATTATGGAAACAAGCACCCatcttgtttaattttgtgttaCTTCAAATTCAACACGTCACGGGAGCCCAGTGTTTTGGTTGGATGAGCGATTATGAAACTAAAGTCTAACCAAAAGTCCATGTATGATGAATACTTCTACTACGATCCTTACTGTCTAACATACACAAGCATAAGCAAAGCAAGTATTACTTaccgttcgctcctcaccgCGCACTCTTCTACTGTATACTGTTCGTTTTAAACGGTTTCTTTGGGTCGCCCTATCGAAGCACCTTACCGATTTGAAAGGGATACATCACCATACagtataataaaacaaaagtatttGTACAGTACAGTTTGCGGATGGCTAAGCAAGGACTGATGCAAGTTAACTAACCTTCCTTAAATAAAGAAACCTTTACCAAACGATCGTTACCGTAATAAGTCGCGTACATACGAAAGATCTTTCCCTACCTGTAGTTTGCTTTCCCTTTCGAATGAGTGACCGTaccatgtgtgtatgtgtaataTACACAAAATCCAACACCCAACAACAAATTCGGATCAGGATGCGTGCAGACACATACGAATACGGAAACTCTGTAATAAATCTCCGTTCTTATCGTTGTACTTCTTCCTCATGTTCGTGCGTTGCTGCGTGtaataaaaaccaaaccaaaattcTCTGTAAATATGCCTCTAACTTCTGTCACTCTAAAGCATTATGAATACATCTGCATGTGGTGCGATTGGTAAAAAGAAGCTACTAAACACTGGAATTACAACCAATAAAGTACTACCATAGTGGTAAATAAACATGGCAGAAGGCTTTTCGCTgtatattattttcttttcaacctACAACAACCGTACAGAAGGTATTTAGTAACAGATTACGACAGGTGCAAATATTATGATCAGTTTTCGCCACACTTTAGGCGTtacgaaattaaattttcgcaCGATCTCCACAGCACTATATAGTTTCCCCGACTTACTACAGCGCGACAACAGTACGGCTATACAGTTTCTCCAACACAGCACTGCACCGTAAGCAAGAAGCACGCTCCACACATAACAAAAAAGTCCCTCTTTTTCTAAACTAAAGTTCTACCCATATTTAGCTTGCACACACTTGATGGCGCCCACCAAGATGAAGAACGTTTCGAGATCGATAGCAGTGTTTCTCTTCATTGCGTTGTGCATGTCTCTAGCCGTAGCGGCCCCTGTTGGACATAAACTTATCTGTCACCCGTTGCTGTTTCCTTTCTGTATCGATGCGAGCCCGTAACGTCGTAACTGTTCGCCAACCAAATGCCCGGTAGTTACGGAAAAACGAGATGGTTCATGCATAGCTAACAAATAAAGAAACGCAACGCAGTACGTTGTGTCTTCAGCAAGCTTAGAAAGAAATTGTGACCGAATCACCTAACTTCAAGCCACTGGAACGTAGTGTGTCTTTGACTTTGCTGCCAAGTGTCGAACAGGTGGTTGCAATCCATTTTGCTCTCCGAACAACTTATTTAACTcttgattaattttttaaattttaatcggCGTGCATTTTCGGCGTACATATACCACATATACATATACCGTACATAATACCATCACTTTAATAGAGTGATTGGGAGCCTATCAACTATCAAAAGATTTACAAAACTCCCCAGGATGAGTCATCCGGTGCCATTCCCATATAGTAACCAGTCCACACCAGAGACTTGCGAATCCAAATTGCTGCACGGTCGTGTGCGATCAGTTACTGTATGTTGTTCATCTGTTTCAACAGGCATTTTCATTCGTCAGTGAGAACACGCCTTCATGTTTTATCCAAACAttcaacttcttcttggcttacaCGACTtttaagatcacgccggccatcgaatggcttactagactagctGATTACCTCGTAAGTTGTATAGTCATAGtcggtcctcactacaggggggaACGTTTCCGATGGTATTTGAActccgatcctgccgtgtgaagaccggcgtcgttgTCGCCTAGACCAAATACAtctataatttttaattttcaaatcaaagaTAGTTGTTCCAGTTGTATAaaggataaatatttaatacaaatgtGGACGTTTCTCACTTTTAGAAACGTTTAATGTCCCTTTACCAATGGTAAAGTTCAAATGTCTTCAACAAATGAGTAAGGAAAAGCTATCAATTATGATTATATCTCGATAGCTTTTACACATTCAGAATTCCAATGCACGCCTGGATGTCCTCGTAGAACGGTAAATGCTCGCGATTACATTACAAAGTTATTGAAACTTTCGATACCTCCGCTAAATCTCGTATAATTCTATACTCCATGTATTTCTTCCCATATTCATGTAACTGATAATCAATTACATACATACAACGttagttaaatattttaatcaatttacTTCGCTTCGCATTACTGTGAAATTGcggtgttattttttttttaaacatttacgGTAAAATTTACGCAAAATTTCCCATTTGATGAGGATGATTATAAATACACTATACAAGTTCTTCTTTCAGCAGCATCGTAATCAATAAACTATAGAATAATAAAAAGGAACTAATTAACT
This genomic window from Anopheles maculipalpis chromosome 2RL, idAnoMacuDA_375_x, whole genome shotgun sequence contains:
- the LOC126559450 gene encoding probable salivary secreted peptide; this encodes MKGFAVVAAVLLFVCLVASQSNNYYWGVRDPRDVLLNRTIAVRSGTILQVKSIDLVYPLKGQVGRNISAITVLDQYINGNGGYASLYAGGIGYNYTTIHLKSQRGHGYNFIVEIYGR
- the LOC126559091 gene encoding allatostatin-A: MRSYTWAMALIAYMTLSLCLSVSWSLPASGSTGGNSNGGNDLDIDDLSRDRMAGQGEISSSQFQHMLAVRSPKYSFGLGKRRYIIEDVPGAKRLPHYNFGLGKRGSPLSGNDYEYDGLMGNQLGWNDNDYTNLITKDGQFDYEADKDKDAAKRATSGNGAGAAYRYHFGLGKRRTYDFGLGKRYFDAEEFNKRLPNRYNFGLGKR